A portion of the Paucilactobacillus hokkaidonensis JCM 18461 genome contains these proteins:
- a CDS encoding phosphatidate cytidylyltransferase, giving the protein MKQRVITAVVALAIFIPLIVYGGLPLTIAALLLGIIALDEILIMKKMLLVSFEAIVSNLGVILLILPDNWLNFLPDGLNRMFLFYVLVVLILLHTVIRKARFTFDDAGVLTLAMLYIGMGFHYFVTARADSLVTLLYAMLIVWLTDSGAYMLGKQFGKHKLSPKISPNKTWEGSVGGTIAATVILAVYLWFFPVQYGWIVMILVTFILSIFGQFGDLIESSLKRFYGVKDSGKILPGHGGILDRFDSMLIVMPMLHLLGIV; this is encoded by the coding sequence ATGAAACAACGTGTAATTACGGCGGTAGTTGCTTTGGCAATTTTTATTCCGCTAATTGTGTATGGTGGGTTGCCACTAACTATTGCAGCTTTACTACTTGGAATCATTGCATTAGATGAAATTTTAATCATGAAAAAGATGTTACTAGTATCTTTTGAGGCAATCGTTAGTAATTTAGGCGTAATATTGTTAATATTACCTGATAATTGGCTGAACTTTTTGCCAGATGGCCTAAATCGGATGTTTTTGTTTTACGTGTTAGTGGTATTAATTTTACTGCATACAGTGATTCGTAAGGCCCGATTTACGTTTGATGATGCTGGTGTTTTAACGTTAGCAATGCTTTACATTGGAATGGGATTTCACTACTTTGTAACAGCTAGGGCCGATAGTTTAGTGACATTGCTATATGCAATGTTAATTGTGTGGCTTACGGATAGTGGTGCCTATATGCTTGGCAAACAGTTTGGCAAGCATAAATTATCCCCCAAAATAAGCCCCAACAAAACTTGGGAGGGATCAGTCGGTGGTACAATTGCTGCAACGGTTATTTTAGCCGTGTATCTATGGTTCTTCCCGGTCCAATATGGCTGGATTGTAATGATTTTAGTGACGTTTATTTTATCAATCTTTGGCCAATTTGGTGATTTGATTGAATCATCATTGAAACGATTTTATGGTGTAAAGGATTCTGGTAAAATTTTACCCGGTCATGGTGGCATTTTGGATCGTTTTGATAGTATGTTGATCGTTATGCCGATGTTACATTTGCTGGGCATTGTCTAA
- a CDS encoding YneF family protein, with protein sequence MSTGIWILLLVVALIVGLVGGFFGARKYMENYLKNNPPINEDMLRTMMLQMGQKPSNKKLHQMMQSMQAQSKKSK encoded by the coding sequence TTGTCAACCGGTATTTGGATATTATTATTAGTCGTCGCATTGATAGTTGGTTTGGTGGGCGGATTTTTCGGTGCTCGTAAGTACATGGAAAACTATTTAAAGAATAATCCACCAATTAACGAAGATATGCTACGTACGATGATGCTGCAAATGGGGCAAAAGCCTTCTAACAAGAAATTGCATCAGATGATGCAATCAATGCAAGCACAATCAAAAAAGAGCAAATAA
- the pyrH gene encoding UMP kinase, translated as MGDVKYKRVILKLSGEALAGDKGFGINPPVIKTVAQELKQVHDMGVQIAIVVGGGNMWRGEAGEQMGMERAQADYVGMLATIMNALALQDSLESIGVPTRVQTSIEMRQIAEPYIRRKAIRHLEKDRIVIFAGGTGSPYFSTDTTAALRAAEIDADAILMAKNGVDGVYSADPNKDPSAVKFDTLTHFDIIQKNLHVMDSTASSLSMDNDIPLVVFNLNTPGNIMRVVRGEKIGTTVKGDNDGNK; from the coding sequence ATGGGTGACGTAAAGTATAAACGAGTAATCCTTAAATTAAGTGGAGAAGCATTGGCTGGTGATAAGGGCTTTGGCATTAATCCACCAGTGATCAAAACGGTTGCACAGGAATTGAAACAAGTGCATGATATGGGTGTTCAGATTGCAATTGTTGTCGGTGGCGGTAATATGTGGCGTGGTGAAGCTGGTGAACAAATGGGCATGGAACGGGCTCAAGCAGATTACGTTGGTATGCTGGCAACAATCATGAATGCATTGGCATTGCAAGATAGCTTGGAGTCAATTGGAGTTCCAACGCGCGTTCAAACATCAATCGAAATGCGCCAGATTGCTGAACCATATATTCGCCGCAAGGCAATTCGCCATCTTGAAAAGGATCGAATTGTGATTTTTGCTGGTGGGACAGGGAGCCCTTACTTTTCAACTGATACAACGGCCGCATTGCGTGCTGCTGAAATCGATGCTGATGCAATTTTGATGGCTAAGAATGGGGTTGATGGAGTTTACTCAGCTGATCCAAACAAAGATCCTTCGGCTGTTAAATTTGATACGTTGACTCATTTTGATATCATTCAAAAGAATTTGCATGTGATGGATTCAACTGCCAGTTCACTATCAATGGACAATGACATTCCATTGGTTGTATTTAACTTAAACACTCCGGGCAACATTATGCGTGTTGTTCGTGGTGAAAAGATTGGAACAACTGTCAAGGGGGATAATGATGGCAACAAGTAA
- a CDS encoding isoprenyl transferase: protein MFAKFKKNQAGETEAQAVVDSKRVPAHIAIIMDGNGRWANQRHLPRIAGHKEGMQTVKKITIAASQLGVKVLSLYAFSTENWKRPTDEVNYLMQLPVRFFQTFVPDLIKHNVRVTVMGDTTKLPAATQKAVKGAIDETSECNGMVLNFALNYGGRDEIVTAVQQVAQLVKDDQLKVEQIDESVIAEHLMTNQLGEFEDPELIIRTSGEQRVSNFMLWQLAYSEFVFMPEHWPDFTKESLENAIIEYQGRHRRFGGLEN from the coding sequence TTGTTCGCTAAATTTAAAAAAAATCAGGCTGGAGAAACTGAGGCACAAGCAGTAGTTGATTCTAAAAGAGTGCCTGCACATATTGCTATTATCATGGATGGAAACGGCCGCTGGGCGAACCAGCGTCATTTACCACGGATTGCTGGGCACAAAGAAGGTATGCAAACAGTTAAAAAAATCACTATCGCTGCCAGTCAGCTCGGAGTTAAAGTGTTGTCACTATATGCTTTTTCAACTGAAAATTGGAAACGTCCAACTGATGAAGTTAACTATTTAATGCAATTACCGGTACGCTTTTTTCAAACGTTTGTACCTGACTTAATTAAACATAACGTGCGGGTAACTGTCATGGGTGATACCACCAAGTTACCGGCAGCAACTCAAAAAGCAGTCAAAGGTGCGATTGATGAAACCAGTGAGTGTAATGGGATGGTCTTAAATTTTGCTTTGAATTATGGTGGCCGTGATGAGATTGTGACTGCGGTTCAACAAGTTGCACAATTGGTTAAGGATGATCAATTGAAAGTCGAACAAATTGATGAGTCGGTGATTGCGGAACACTTGATGACGAACCAGTTGGGTGAATTTGAGGATCCAGAACTCATTATTAGAACCAGCGGTGAACAAAGAGTTAGTAATTTTATGCTATGGCAATTAGCCTATAGTGAATTTGTCTTTATGCCAGAACACTGGCCTGATTTTACGAAAGAATCGTTAGAAAATGCGATTATTGAGTATCAAGGGCGTCATCGCCGTTTTGGTGGGCTAGAAAATTAA
- a CDS encoding D-2-hydroxyacid dehydrogenase — protein sequence MKIIAYGVRDDERPYFDEWQAANQQVEVKLVADLLDESTVDQANGFNGVVAFQQKAYSDEMLTKLKKFGITNLSLRNVGVDNINAETAKHLGLKVTNVPVYSPAAIAEFTVSQLMQLLRRTKEYEQKFAHQDFRWAPQISKELNQQVVGVIGTGNIGRAAIKIYQGFGAKVIAFDKFHNEAIEQQGLYVDSLEELYRQATVVTLHIPLFAETTHMLNQKAFAQMNDGVFIINAARGPLVDEQALINALDSGKVAGAALDVLEEETKVFNHDLTGKTIDYPIFTNLFSRENVLISPHTAFYTNVAVKNMVNISMDNNKSLIETGNAKNLVSFE from the coding sequence ATGAAAATTATTGCATACGGTGTTCGTGATGATGAACGTCCATATTTTGATGAATGGCAAGCCGCTAATCAACAAGTTGAGGTAAAACTTGTAGCAGATTTATTAGATGAATCAACTGTTGATCAAGCAAATGGCTTTAATGGGGTTGTGGCCTTTCAACAAAAGGCATACTCAGATGAAATGCTTACCAAATTAAAGAAATTTGGCATTACAAATCTTTCATTACGTAATGTGGGCGTGGATAACATTAATGCTGAAACAGCGAAACATTTGGGACTCAAAGTTACGAATGTACCAGTTTATTCACCAGCTGCAATTGCTGAGTTTACGGTTAGTCAATTAATGCAATTGTTACGGCGCACTAAAGAATATGAACAAAAATTTGCTCACCAGGATTTTCGTTGGGCACCCCAAATTTCAAAAGAATTAAATCAACAAGTAGTTGGAGTTATTGGTACTGGTAATATTGGGCGAGCTGCCATCAAAATTTATCAAGGATTTGGTGCTAAAGTAATTGCGTTTGATAAGTTTCATAATGAAGCAATTGAACAACAAGGCTTGTATGTTGATTCATTGGAAGAGTTATATCGGCAGGCTACGGTTGTGACGTTACACATACCGTTGTTTGCAGAAACAACACATATGCTCAATCAAAAAGCATTTGCACAAATGAATGATGGTGTTTTTATTATTAATGCTGCTCGCGGACCGTTAGTTGATGAGCAAGCGTTAATTAATGCACTCGATAGCGGCAAAGTTGCTGGTGCTGCATTAGATGTACTTGAGGAAGAAACAAAAGTTTTCAATCATGATTTGACCGGTAAGACAATTGATTATCCAATTTTTACCAACCTGTTTTCACGCGAGAATGTATTAATTTCGCCGCATACTGCTTTCTATACTAACGTTGCAGTTAAGAATATGGTCAACATCAGTATGGACAACAACAAGTCCCTGATTGAAACTGGAAATGCTAAAAATTTGGTTTCATTTGAATAA
- the rpsB gene encoding 30S ribosomal protein S2, translating into MSVISMKQLLEAGVHFGHQTRRWNPKMKPYIFTERNGIYIIDLQKTVKMIDTAYNFVKNTAADGGVVLFVGTKKQAQDAIEEEATRAGQYYVNHRWLGGTLTNWDTIQTRISRLKDIKKMSEDGRFDVLPKKEVSLLTKQREKLEKFLGGIEDMPRIPDVMFIVDPHKEQIAVKEAQKLNIPIVAMVDTNTDPDDIDVIIPSNDDAIRAVRLLTSKMADAVIEGNQGEDDQAQEQQTEAKPAEKAAEKSVTGESLKDLKATVEGKKEDK; encoded by the coding sequence ATGTCAGTTATTAGCATGAAACAATTGTTAGAAGCCGGTGTTCACTTTGGACACCAAACCCGTCGCTGGAATCCTAAAATGAAGCCATACATCTTTACAGAACGTAATGGTATTTACATCATTGACTTACAAAAGACTGTTAAGATGATCGATACAGCTTACAACTTTGTAAAGAATACAGCTGCTGACGGTGGTGTTGTGTTGTTTGTTGGTACTAAGAAACAAGCACAAGACGCAATCGAAGAAGAAGCTACTCGTGCCGGTCAATATTATGTTAACCATCGTTGGTTAGGTGGAACTTTAACTAACTGGGACACTATTCAGACACGAATCAGTCGTTTGAAAGACATCAAAAAGATGTCTGAAGATGGTCGCTTCGATGTTCTTCCTAAGAAGGAAGTTTCATTATTAACAAAGCAACGTGAAAAGCTTGAAAAGTTCTTGGGTGGTATCGAAGATATGCCAAGAATTCCAGATGTAATGTTCATTGTTGATCCACACAAGGAACAAATTGCCGTTAAGGAAGCTCAAAAGCTTAACATTCCAATCGTTGCCATGGTCGATACAAATACTGACCCTGATGATATTGATGTTATTATTCCTTCTAACGATGATGCTATTCGTGCCGTTCGCTTGTTGACTTCAAAGATGGCTGATGCTGTTATTGAAGGTAACCAAGGTGAAGACGACCAAGCACAAGAACAACAAACAGAAGCAAAACCTGCTGAAAAAGCAGCAGAAAAATCAGTTACTGGCGAATCATTAAAGGATTTGAAAGCAACCGTTGAAGGTAAAAAAGAAGACAAATAG
- the tsf gene encoding translation elongation factor Ts produces MAEIKAAQVMDLRKKTGVGMMDAKKALVATDGDMDKAIDFLREKGIAKAAKKSDRVAAEGLTDIKIEGSKAAIVELNSETDFVSGGDQFKALLDQVASKIAQNNPADLDAALALPTDDGTVKDAIIQTTQVTGEKISLRRFTVLTKADGDNFGAYLHMGGSIGALVVIEGADEATAKDVAMHVAAVNPEFVSREDVPQDRLAHEREVLTKEALNEGKPESIVEKMVTGRLNKFLAEISLADQDFVKDPDMTVAKYVASKGGKLKSFVRYEVGEGIEKKADNFVDEVMGQIKD; encoded by the coding sequence ATGGCAGAAATTAAAGCAGCACAAGTAATGGACTTACGTAAGAAAACCGGTGTCGGAATGATGGATGCAAAAAAAGCATTGGTTGCTACTGATGGCGATATGGATAAAGCGATTGATTTCTTGCGTGAAAAGGGAATTGCTAAAGCAGCTAAGAAAAGTGATCGGGTAGCTGCTGAAGGCTTAACTGATATTAAAATTGAAGGATCAAAGGCTGCAATTGTTGAATTAAACTCTGAAACAGACTTTGTGTCTGGTGGCGATCAATTTAAAGCGTTGCTTGACCAAGTAGCTAGCAAAATTGCACAAAACAATCCTGCTGACCTTGATGCGGCATTGGCTTTACCTACTGATGATGGCACAGTAAAGGATGCAATTATTCAAACAACGCAAGTGACTGGTGAAAAGATTAGCTTACGTCGATTCACTGTTCTTACTAAGGCTGATGGTGATAACTTTGGTGCTTATCTACACATGGGTGGTAGCATTGGTGCATTAGTAGTTATTGAAGGTGCTGATGAAGCCACCGCTAAAGATGTTGCTATGCACGTTGCTGCAGTTAATCCTGAATTTGTTTCACGCGAAGATGTGCCCCAAGATCGCTTAGCACATGAACGTGAAGTTTTGACTAAGGAAGCTTTAAATGAAGGCAAACCTGAAAGTATTGTTGAAAAAATGGTAACTGGCCGTCTCAACAAATTCTTGGCTGAAATTAGTTTAGCTGATCAAGACTTTGTTAAAGACCCCGATATGACAGTTGCTAAGTATGTTGCTTCTAAGGGTGGCAAGTTGAAGTCATTTGTTCGCTATGAAGTTGGCGAAGGTATCGAGAAAAAAGCTGATAACTTCGTTGATGAAGTTATGGGTCAAATTAAAGATTAA
- a CDS encoding lysophospholipid acyltransferase family protein, protein MFYSIIRVIVRTLIYLINGKPKYLNRENLPTGNYILVGPHRTWFDPVYYALAASPKKFSFMAKEELFKNPVIRYILNHANAYPVNRLNPGPSAIKKPVRLLKQSDLATIIFPSGSRYSDEMKGGALVIAKLANVPLVPTVYQGPLSFKGLFKRGKTTVAFGQPIEIDRHQKLTDEYQHELEATMQASFKQLDQQINPSFHYVMPTKPDDDQF, encoded by the coding sequence ATGTTTTATTCAATTATTCGTGTAATTGTCCGCACCTTAATTTATCTAATTAATGGCAAGCCAAAATATTTAAACCGAGAAAATTTACCAACTGGTAACTATATTTTAGTCGGACCACATCGAACTTGGTTTGACCCAGTATACTATGCTCTGGCTGCCTCACCCAAAAAATTTAGTTTTATGGCTAAAGAGGAATTATTCAAAAATCCGGTTATCCGCTACATTTTAAATCATGCCAACGCTTATCCCGTTAACCGATTAAATCCAGGCCCATCCGCAATCAAAAAACCGGTTCGTCTCTTAAAACAGTCAGATCTAGCAACCATCATTTTTCCGAGTGGCTCACGTTACTCAGATGAAATGAAAGGTGGCGCGTTGGTAATTGCTAAGTTGGCTAACGTCCCACTAGTTCCCACAGTTTATCAGGGACCTCTTTCTTTCAAAGGATTATTTAAACGTGGAAAAACAACGGTTGCTTTTGGTCAACCAATTGAAATTGATCGGCACCAAAAACTAACCGATGAATACCAACATGAATTAGAGGCTACAATGCAAGCATCTTTTAAACAATTGGACCAACAAATTAATCCAAGCTTTCACTATGTAATGCCAACCAAGCCCGATGATGACCAGTTCTAA
- a CDS encoding GIY-YIG nuclease family protein, which translates to MENKAYYFYVLYCADNTFYGGYSDDVLRRFATHEAGQGAKYTRVKKRHPLHLIYSQRFGTKSEAMKAEYQFKHQTRKQKEIFLAAQKINWKKLIVK; encoded by the coding sequence ATGGAAAATAAAGCCTATTACTTTTATGTTTTGTATTGTGCTGACAACACATTTTATGGTGGTTATTCTGACGATGTACTGAGACGATTTGCTACACACGAAGCCGGGCAAGGGGCTAAATATACTCGAGTTAAAAAGCGACATCCTCTGCATCTAATTTATTCACAACGGTTTGGTACCAAATCAGAGGCGATGAAGGCTGAATATCAATTTAAACATCAGACAAGAAAACAAAAGGAAATTTTTTTGGCAGCACAAAAGATTAATTGGAAAAAGTTAATTGTCAAATAA
- a CDS encoding DUF896 domain-containing protein encodes MAESDDEKQLVARINELAHKARAGELTEEETVERKKLRAKFLANFRASFKSNVEMLQVFDKAGKEVTPEKVRQIQRKKGLRDD; translated from the coding sequence TTGGCAGAATCAGATGATGAAAAACAATTAGTGGCTCGAATTAATGAGCTAGCGCACAAGGCAAGAGCGGGCGAGTTAACTGAAGAAGAAACTGTGGAACGAAAAAAATTAAGAGCTAAGTTCCTCGCTAATTTTAGGGCCTCATTTAAAAGTAACGTTGAGATGCTGCAAGTTTTCGACAAGGCCGGCAAGGAAGTAACACCTGAAAAGGTTAGACAAATTCAGCGAAAAAAAGGTTTGCGCGACGATTAA
- a CDS encoding NAD-dependent succinate-semialdehyde dehydrogenase, producing the protein MAYKTVNPYTNEVVKEYSDATPEQIENALSDAHNLYNQWKLEAPESRSKQLHEIADLMRQNSDELAKVMVTDMGKLYREAQGEVELCAIIADYFADHSADLLKPTKLETIATGVAQVKKHPLGPLLMVEPWNFPYYQIMRVFAPNFMVGNPMILKHAAITPGSALAFEKIVKESSAPDASLVNLFLNYDQVSDVIADPRIQGVALTGSERGGKSVAKAAGENLKKNTMELGGTDVFIVLDDADIETTAEIAWRARLYNAGQVCTSSKRFIVAANLYDQFVAKLKENFASVKPGDPMDNSTTLAPMSSKKAKEKIQSQVDEAIAKGANLAYGNEPIDSPGQFFQPTILTDIKPDNPAFSEEMFGPVAQVYKVDSDQEAIDLANTSDLGLGGIVFSGDQKRGEAVATKIETGMVFVNNFMVSLPELPFGGVKNSGYGREMSDLGLNAFVNEQLIVTTDKPNMDNLAGGLVATDPE; encoded by the coding sequence ATGGCATACAAAACAGTCAATCCATATACAAACGAAGTAGTTAAAGAATATTCCGACGCAACACCAGAACAGATCGAAAATGCTCTTAGTGACGCACACAATTTATACAATCAATGGAAATTAGAAGCACCTGAGTCGCGGTCAAAACAACTGCATGAAATTGCGGATTTGATGCGACAAAATAGTGATGAATTAGCCAAAGTAATGGTAACCGATATGGGAAAATTATATCGTGAAGCTCAAGGTGAAGTCGAGCTTTGTGCGATCATTGCAGATTACTTTGCGGATCATAGTGCTGATTTATTAAAACCAACGAAACTTGAAACAATTGCAACTGGGGTCGCTCAAGTTAAAAAGCATCCATTAGGACCATTACTGATGGTTGAACCATGGAATTTCCCATATTATCAAATCATGCGAGTATTTGCTCCCAACTTTATGGTTGGAAATCCCATGATCTTAAAGCATGCGGCCATTACGCCCGGTTCTGCATTGGCATTTGAAAAGATTGTTAAAGAGTCATCAGCGCCTGATGCTAGTTTGGTTAATCTGTTTTTAAATTATGATCAAGTTAGTGACGTTATTGCGGATCCACGAATTCAAGGAGTAGCCTTAACTGGTTCTGAACGTGGTGGTAAAAGTGTTGCCAAGGCTGCTGGTGAGAATCTGAAGAAAAATACAATGGAACTGGGTGGTACTGATGTGTTCATTGTGTTAGATGATGCAGATATTGAGACAACTGCTGAAATTGCTTGGCGGGCACGGTTATACAATGCCGGGCAGGTATGCACGTCTTCAAAACGATTCATTGTGGCAGCCAATTTATACGATCAATTTGTTGCTAAATTGAAGGAAAATTTTGCCAGCGTTAAACCGGGTGATCCGATGGATAATAGTACGACGCTGGCACCAATGAGTTCCAAAAAGGCAAAAGAAAAGATTCAGTCACAGGTTGACGAAGCCATTGCCAAGGGTGCTAATTTAGCCTATGGTAATGAACCAATTGATTCACCTGGACAGTTTTTCCAGCCAACTATTTTAACTGACATTAAACCAGACAATCCTGCTTTTTCGGAGGAAATGTTTGGTCCGGTTGCACAAGTGTACAAGGTCGATTCTGATCAAGAAGCGATTGACTTAGCTAATACTTCTGACCTCGGACTGGGTGGTATTGTCTTTAGTGGTGATCAAAAGCGAGGCGAAGCGGTTGCTACTAAGATTGAAACTGGCATGGTATTTGTGAATAACTTTATGGTGTCACTGCCAGAATTACCATTTGGCGGGGTGAAGAACTCCGGTTACGGTCGTGAGATGAGTGATCTAGGATTAAATGCATTTGTTAACGAACAACTAATTGTGACAACGGATAAACCAAATATGGATAATCTAGCCGGTGGCTTAGTTGCGACAGATCCAGAGTAA
- the frr gene encoding ribosome recycling factor yields MATSKEILNEAQDKMEKSAESLQRELGNIRAGRANASILNRVTVDYYGTQTPVNQMASITIPEARVLMITPFDKSVLKDLEQAIFASDLGLTPANDGTSIRLVIPQLTEERRKELAKDVKSENEKAKVAVRNIRRDAMDALKKGNKDGDFNDDEFHELEDKVQKETDSGIKKLDEIAAEKEKELLQG; encoded by the coding sequence ATGGCAACAAGTAAAGAAATTTTAAATGAAGCACAAGATAAAATGGAGAAATCTGCCGAGTCATTGCAACGTGAGCTAGGTAATATTCGTGCTGGCCGGGCCAATGCTAGTATATTGAACCGGGTGACGGTTGATTATTATGGGACACAAACTCCAGTTAACCAAATGGCGTCAATTACAATTCCAGAAGCACGTGTGTTAATGATTACACCATTTGATAAGTCAGTGTTAAAAGACCTTGAGCAAGCTATTTTTGCTTCAGATTTAGGATTAACACCAGCCAATGATGGGACTTCAATTCGGCTTGTCATTCCACAATTGACTGAAGAACGTCGCAAAGAATTGGCCAAGGACGTTAAGTCTGAAAATGAAAAAGCCAAGGTTGCAGTCCGCAACATTCGACGTGATGCAATGGACGCTCTAAAAAAAGGTAACAAAGATGGCGACTTTAATGACGATGAGTTCCATGAATTAGAAGATAAGGTTCAAAAAGAAACTGATTCAGGAATTAAAAAATTAGATGAAATTGCAGCTGAGAAAGAAAAAGAATTACTACAAGGTTAG
- the lexA gene encoding transcriptional repressor LexA: MSKSGESKQLAVLNFIHERVTDRGYPPTVREICGAVGLSSTSTVHGHINRLIKKGYLEKDPSKPRALEITPAGLEMLGVEEEQSQIPLLGVVTAGVPILAVEEATDYFPIPPTLSNDEGDLFMLTIRGESMINAGILNGDKVIVKKQASANNGEIVIAMNDDDEATCKRFFKESDHFRLQPENDTMAPIILKNVSILGTVVGLFRDEIY; the protein is encoded by the coding sequence ATGTCAAAATCTGGTGAAAGTAAACAGTTAGCGGTACTCAACTTTATTCACGAACGAGTTACCGATCGTGGGTATCCACCGACTGTCCGAGAAATTTGTGGTGCAGTGGGCCTATCATCGACGTCAACAGTCCACGGACACATTAATAGATTAATCAAAAAAGGATATCTGGAAAAGGATCCATCTAAACCGCGGGCCTTAGAAATTACTCCCGCCGGTTTAGAAATGTTGGGTGTTGAAGAAGAACAAAGTCAAATCCCATTACTTGGGGTTGTTACGGCCGGAGTTCCCATTCTAGCCGTCGAAGAAGCAACAGATTATTTTCCAATTCCACCAACATTGTCAAACGATGAAGGTGATTTGTTCATGCTTACCATCCGCGGTGAAAGTATGATAAATGCTGGCATTTTAAATGGCGACAAAGTCATTGTAAAAAAGCAGGCAAGTGCTAACAATGGTGAAATTGTAATCGCAATGAATGACGACGATGAAGCAACCTGTAAACGTTTCTTTAAAGAGTCTGATCATTTCCGTTTACAACCAGAAAATGACACGATGGCACCAATCATTTTGAAAAATGTTTCCATTTTAGGAACAGTAGTCGGATTATTTAGAGATGAAATTTATTAA
- a CDS encoding tRNA1(Val) (adenine(37)-N6)-methyltransferase yields MDKQDSLFLKDGERIDQLYSQDVKIIQSPEVFSFSLDAVLLADFVLPSKKSGYQIIDLCAGNGAISLFLHSKLAGHITQVELQPRLADMATRSVLLNKLQDRYSVLNLDIANIFTKIRKDSADIVICNPPYFTDLPTSKKNPNQYLAIARHELTTNLESVLATMSGLLKMNGRGYMVHRPERLAEILQQAISHRLMPKRIRFIYPKPKREANMVLIEFIKDGKSGGIRIVPPLTISKDNNEYGPEMQAMLYGK; encoded by the coding sequence ATGGATAAACAAGATTCTCTTTTTCTAAAAGATGGTGAACGAATTGACCAATTATACAGTCAAGACGTCAAAATAATTCAAAGTCCAGAAGTGTTCTCTTTTTCGTTAGATGCAGTCTTACTGGCCGATTTTGTTTTACCAAGTAAGAAAAGTGGTTATCAGATTATTGATTTGTGTGCCGGAAATGGAGCCATTAGTCTATTTTTACATAGTAAACTTGCTGGGCATATCACACAAGTCGAATTACAACCGCGACTGGCAGACATGGCTACACGCAGTGTTTTGCTAAATAAATTGCAGGATCGCTATTCAGTGTTAAATCTTGATATTGCAAATATTTTTACGAAAATTAGAAAGGATTCGGCGGATATTGTGATATGCAATCCACCATACTTTACAGATTTACCAACTAGTAAAAAAAATCCGAATCAATATTTGGCCATTGCAAGGCATGAACTCACCACTAATTTAGAAAGTGTGCTGGCAACAATGAGTGGACTACTCAAAATGAACGGCCGTGGTTATATGGTTCATCGACCGGAGAGGCTGGCTGAAATTTTGCAACAGGCGATCAGTCATCGGTTAATGCCAAAACGGATTCGGTTTATTTATCCTAAACCAAAACGAGAAGCTAATATGGTCCTGATTGAATTTATCAAGGATGGTAAAAGTGGCGGTATCAGAATTGTACCGCCACTAACGATATCTAAGGATAATAATGAATATGGTCCAGAAATGCAGGCAATGTTATATGGAAAATAA